One region of Catenuloplanes indicus genomic DNA includes:
- a CDS encoding M23 family metallopeptidase — MTATRVRTVVSVVVVLMLAAVAVWFAERTMRPPGPRPAFQLPVACGETWRLSTYPGHGDFDVDLYPTSGETWGRPVLAAYAGTVVRAGINGRLGERTPDNPRGPMGRGGGYWVRIDHGGKWSTLYLHLLEPPMVTEGQRVEMGDQIGKLGSTGESSAPHLHFEQLRDGEKVESYFAGERSGITHDNEEYAVNHTSANCP, encoded by the coding sequence GTGACTGCCACTCGTGTCCGCACCGTCGTCTCCGTCGTCGTGGTCCTGATGCTGGCCGCGGTGGCGGTGTGGTTCGCCGAGCGCACCATGCGCCCGCCGGGCCCGCGCCCCGCGTTCCAGCTGCCGGTGGCGTGCGGCGAGACGTGGCGGCTCAGCACCTACCCCGGCCACGGCGACTTCGACGTCGACCTCTATCCGACCAGCGGCGAGACGTGGGGCCGCCCGGTCCTGGCCGCGTACGCCGGCACCGTGGTCCGGGCCGGGATCAACGGCCGCCTCGGCGAGCGCACCCCGGACAACCCGCGCGGCCCGATGGGCCGCGGCGGCGGTTACTGGGTCCGCATCGACCACGGCGGCAAGTGGTCCACCCTCTACCTGCACCTGCTCGAACCCCCGATGGTCACCGAGGGCCAGCGCGTCGAGATGGGGGACCAGATCGGCAAACTCGGCAGCACCGGCGAGTCCAGCGCCCCGCACCTGCACTTCGAGCAGCTCCGCGACGGCGAGAAGGTCGAGTCCTACTTCGCCGGCGAACGCTCCGGCATCACCCACGACAACGAGGAGTACGCGGTCAACCACACCAGCGCCAACTGCCCGTAG
- a CDS encoding ThuA domain-containing protein: MSTPIRVTVWGENVHEQHEPEVAARYPDGMHGAIAQGVTQHLGDRVTVRTATLQDPEHGLTEEVLRETDVLTWWGHAAHADVADDVVDRVHRHVLAGMGLIVLHSGHWSKIFTKLMGTSCTLRWRSAHDRELVWTVDPTHPIARGVPHPMIIEEDEMYGEFFDIPAPDELVFISSFSGGEVFRSGCTFKRGHGKVFYFRPGDQDYPTYHHDGVRKVIANAVEWAVTVRPERAEPTLLRYETEDFYHGHGYGGPL; the protein is encoded by the coding sequence GTGAGCACACCGATCCGGGTCACGGTCTGGGGCGAGAACGTCCATGAGCAGCATGAACCGGAGGTGGCGGCGCGGTATCCGGACGGCATGCACGGCGCGATCGCGCAGGGCGTCACGCAGCATCTCGGTGATCGGGTGACGGTGCGCACCGCCACGTTGCAAGATCCGGAACACGGCCTCACCGAGGAGGTTCTTCGCGAAACGGACGTGCTGACGTGGTGGGGGCACGCCGCGCACGCGGACGTGGCGGACGACGTGGTCGACCGGGTGCACCGGCACGTGCTGGCCGGAATGGGCCTGATCGTGCTGCACTCCGGGCACTGGTCGAAGATCTTCACCAAGCTCATGGGTACGTCGTGCACGTTGCGCTGGCGATCCGCGCACGACCGGGAGCTGGTCTGGACCGTGGACCCGACGCACCCGATCGCGCGCGGCGTCCCGCACCCGATGATCATCGAGGAGGACGAGATGTACGGGGAGTTCTTCGACATCCCCGCGCCGGACGAGCTGGTGTTCATCTCGTCGTTCTCCGGCGGCGAGGTGTTCCGGTCCGGGTGCACGTTCAAGCGCGGCCACGGCAAGGTCTTCTACTTCCGGCCCGGTGACCAGGACTACCCCACGTACCACCACGACGGGGTACGGAAGGTGATCGCGAACGCGGTCGAGTGGGCGGTGACGGTGCGCCCGGAGCGGGCCGAGCCGACGCTGCTGCGCTACGAGACCGAGGACTTCTACCACGGCCACGGGTACGGTGGACCGCTGTGA
- a CDS encoding Gfo/Idh/MocA family protein, translating into MTLRVVVIGAGAMGRAWIRTVESDPDVELVGVADLDVDTAVEAVEGRVPTGPDGVALAQRTNADAVINVTVPAAHHPITTEALFAGLPVLGEKPVAETVTQALSLAATAEVTGELFMVSQSRRYNAHLWALRAQARALGRPGLLTTEFFKAPRFGGFRDAMDHPLLLDMAIHPFDTARFVLGAEPVSVYCEEHNPPWSWYAGDAAATATFEMTGGVRYVYTGSWCSPGLETSWNGSWRLSAEHGSAVWNGDDPPVSSVPVTDGVVADPGVEIAGALRAFTRALRTGEVPMGEVHGNVMSLVMVEAAVRSASTGARVRIDDVLERAYERAIAEEPHPEVREALHSWTSVREALKG; encoded by the coding sequence GTGACGCTGCGGGTCGTGGTCATCGGCGCGGGGGCGATGGGCCGCGCCTGGATCCGTACCGTCGAATCGGATCCTGATGTGGAACTGGTGGGTGTCGCCGACCTCGACGTTGACACCGCCGTCGAGGCCGTCGAGGGACGCGTACCGACCGGGCCGGACGGCGTCGCGCTGGCTCAACGGACGAACGCGGACGCCGTCATCAACGTGACCGTTCCGGCCGCGCACCATCCGATCACCACGGAGGCGCTGTTCGCCGGCCTGCCGGTGCTCGGGGAGAAGCCGGTCGCGGAGACGGTCACGCAGGCGTTGTCGCTGGCCGCGACCGCGGAAGTGACCGGCGAACTGTTCATGGTCAGCCAGTCCCGGCGCTACAACGCGCACCTGTGGGCGCTGCGCGCGCAGGCCCGCGCGCTCGGCCGCCCCGGCCTGCTCACCACGGAGTTCTTCAAGGCGCCACGGTTCGGCGGCTTCCGGGACGCGATGGACCATCCGCTGCTGCTGGACATGGCGATCCACCCGTTCGACACCGCCCGGTTCGTGCTCGGCGCGGAGCCGGTCTCGGTCTACTGCGAGGAGCACAACCCGCCGTGGAGCTGGTACGCCGGCGACGCGGCCGCGACCGCCACGTTCGAGATGACCGGCGGGGTGCGGTACGTCTACACCGGCAGCTGGTGCTCCCCCGGCCTGGAGACGTCATGGAACGGATCGTGGCGGCTGTCGGCCGAGCACGGCTCCGCGGTGTGGAACGGCGACGATCCGCCGGTGTCGTCGGTGCCGGTCACGGACGGGGTCGTGGCGGACCCGGGCGTGGAGATCGCGGGCGCGCTGCGCGCGTTCACCCGCGCACTGCGCACCGGGGAGGTGCCGATGGGCGAGGTGCACGGCAACGTGATGAGCCTGGTCATGGTGGAGGCCGCGGTCCGGTCCGCGTCGACCGGCGCCCGGGTGCGGATCGACGACGTGCTGGAACGCGCCTACGAGCGGGCGATCGCGGAGGAACCGCACCCCGAGGTCCGCGAGGCGCTGCACTCGTGGACATCGGTACGCGAGGCGCTGAAGGGCTGA
- a CDS encoding methyltransferase has translation MPVPLNGVDPEAFPAAYLDLLDAVSFRAAGAGARLGVFDALAAEPLTAEEAAARTGTDPAGLRILLDALAGYGYLERAGDRYADTPHTARWLRTDVPGSFVPVLRFWVAVLDHWWGDLEESVRRGGPSGDFYAWLERHPDTLADFQTMLRRLAAHLGDEIVALTPAGDDHSLLDLGGGHAGYTVAFLRARPGLRATVVDLPGALEQGARTVAEAGVAERVTLRPGDLFTTDLGHGHDLVLLCNIVHGYRPADVLTLLRRAATALRPGGRLTLLEPLADVPSRGPGPAEAFVRMFSLNMFHTQGGRAYDMPELTELLKEAGFTDVHEAALTGSDTDHVVTAVRAPG, from the coding sequence ATGCCCGTACCGTTGAACGGTGTCGATCCGGAAGCGTTTCCGGCGGCGTATCTGGATCTGCTGGACGCGGTGTCGTTCCGTGCCGCGGGTGCGGGGGCGCGGCTGGGGGTCTTCGACGCGCTGGCCGCCGAGCCGCTGACCGCGGAGGAGGCCGCGGCCCGCACCGGCACCGACCCGGCGGGGCTGCGCATCCTGCTCGACGCCCTGGCCGGCTACGGCTACCTGGAACGTGCCGGGGACCGCTACGCCGACACGCCACACACCGCACGCTGGTTGCGCACCGACGTGCCGGGCAGCTTCGTGCCGGTGCTGCGGTTCTGGGTCGCGGTGCTCGACCACTGGTGGGGCGACCTGGAGGAGTCGGTGCGGCGTGGCGGGCCGTCCGGTGACTTCTACGCGTGGCTGGAGCGCCACCCGGACACGCTGGCCGACTTCCAGACCATGCTGCGCCGGCTGGCCGCGCACCTCGGTGACGAGATCGTGGCGCTGACCCCGGCCGGCGACGACCACAGTCTGCTCGATCTCGGCGGCGGGCACGCGGGCTACACGGTCGCGTTCCTGCGGGCCAGGCCGGGATTGCGGGCCACCGTGGTCGACCTGCCGGGTGCGCTGGAGCAGGGCGCCCGGACCGTGGCCGAGGCCGGCGTGGCGGAGCGGGTGACGCTGCGCCCCGGGGATCTGTTCACCACGGATCTCGGCCACGGCCACGATCTCGTGCTGCTGTGCAACATCGTGCACGGCTACCGCCCCGCGGACGTGCTCACGCTGCTGCGCCGGGCCGCGACCGCGCTGCGGCCCGGCGGCCGGCTGACGCTGCTGGAGCCGCTGGCGGACGTGCCGTCCCGCGGTCCCGGACCGGCGGAGGCGTTCGTGCGGATGTTCAGCCTGAACATGTTCCACACGCAGGGCGGCCGCGCCTACGACATGCCGGAACTGACGGAGCTGCTGAAGGAGGCCGGCTTCACCGACGTGCACGAGGCGGCACTGACCGGCTCCGACACCGACCACGTCGTCACCGCGGTCCGCGCGCCGGGTTGA
- a CDS encoding MFS transporter, giving the protein MTERPVATRLLVAIWLGQLASLVGSSLTAFVLGVWVYQRTGSVLQFSLIFLAATVPALLVAPLAGTAADAGDRRTLMLRADTVAAVGTAALAVLVATDQLAVWHIYLATALTAGASTVHQVAYQAMTPALVGTRHLARFNGFMQISRAVQIAAPLIAGALVVTIGIGGVLTVDLLTFAIAAGTLFLVRLPAAVTRPPADGTAKQPRGGAAEGWRHLRDRPGLLHLVIVFGVFNFLFGIAGVLIQPLILSFADAATLGVLMFAGGAGLFAGSLVMGAWGGPRRRSRAVIGGLAGGGIALALHALAPSPWLIGVVAPLFLFTLPIVNSSTMTLLQLKTEPAVLGRVMAAARVIGDAAVPLAYLLAGPLADAVAEPLMAPGGALANTAGEVIGTGPGRGIALLFVVSGTAMVLLAAITAASRTLRRADDLPDAVPAPAG; this is encoded by the coding sequence ATGACTGAGCGTCCCGTCGCCACCCGGCTGCTCGTCGCGATCTGGCTCGGCCAGCTCGCGTCGCTGGTCGGCTCCAGCCTCACCGCGTTCGTCCTCGGCGTCTGGGTCTACCAGCGCACCGGCTCCGTGCTGCAGTTCTCGCTGATCTTCCTGGCCGCGACCGTACCGGCGCTGCTCGTCGCCCCGCTGGCCGGCACGGCCGCGGACGCCGGCGACCGGCGGACACTGATGCTGCGCGCGGACACCGTGGCCGCGGTGGGCACGGCCGCGCTGGCCGTGCTGGTCGCCACGGACCAGCTGGCGGTGTGGCACATCTACCTGGCGACCGCGCTGACCGCGGGTGCGTCGACCGTGCACCAGGTCGCGTACCAGGCGATGACCCCGGCGCTGGTCGGCACCCGGCACCTGGCCCGGTTCAACGGTTTCATGCAGATCTCCCGCGCCGTGCAGATCGCGGCGCCGCTGATCGCGGGCGCGCTGGTCGTCACGATCGGCATCGGCGGTGTGCTGACCGTCGACCTGCTCACGTTCGCGATCGCGGCCGGCACGCTGTTCCTGGTCCGGCTCCCGGCCGCGGTCACCCGCCCACCGGCGGACGGCACCGCGAAGCAGCCGCGTGGCGGCGCCGCCGAGGGCTGGCGGCATCTGCGGGACCGGCCCGGCCTGCTGCATCTGGTGATCGTGTTCGGTGTCTTCAACTTCCTGTTCGGCATCGCGGGCGTGCTGATCCAGCCGCTGATCCTGTCGTTCGCGGACGCGGCCACGCTCGGCGTGCTGATGTTCGCCGGCGGCGCGGGCCTGTTCGCCGGCAGCCTCGTGATGGGCGCCTGGGGCGGTCCGCGCCGCCGTAGCCGGGCCGTGATCGGCGGCCTGGCCGGCGGCGGTATCGCGCTCGCGCTGCATGCGCTCGCACCGTCACCGTGGCTGATCGGCGTCGTCGCGCCGCTGTTCCTGTTCACGCTGCCGATCGTGAACAGCTCCACGATGACGCTGCTGCAACTCAAGACCGAGCCCGCCGTGCTCGGCCGGGTGATGGCCGCGGCCCGGGTGATCGGTGACGCCGCGGTCCCGCTCGCCTACCTGCTGGCCGGCCCGCTCGCGGACGCGGTCGCGGAGCCCCTGATGGCCCCGGGCGGCGCGCTCGCGAACACGGCCGGCGAGGTGATCGGCACCGGCCCGGGCCGCGGGATCGCGCTGCTGTTCGTGGTCAGCGGCACCGCGATGGTCCTGCTCGCCGCGATCACCGCCGCCTCCCGGACGCTACGCCGCGCCGACGACCTGCCCGACGCGGTGCCGGCCCCGGCCGGGTGA
- a CDS encoding non-ribosomal peptide synthetase: MTDRERLIRQLLARRGLGGSAPAAEIPRRPAGVPVPLSPSQEGMWFLDRLLPGNPAYVLGQGVRLTGPVDPAAMRASAIALTGRHEALRTRIRAGNQDVLAAAPDPLTYEDRPGADPAAIVRRECETPFDLAEAPLLRIRLVRLGPDDHLLTVAVHHIVADEVSLGVILDELLDGHRRHRAGEPAAPPPDVQFGDWVLWQRDRASGEAESFWAAHLAGTAVLDLPTDRPRPATPSTAGATRAFTIAPELAAEVDALARRTGATRFMIFLTALQVVLARLSGQHDVCVGSPVSLRSGDHLDRTVGLFVNSLPLRTDLSGDPALDEALARVRRTTMDSLAHAALPFDRIVELAAPPRDPGRNPLFQTMLVLNRGGGVRERHGLTVRPVPVRRDTSRLDLTIAIHEFDAGLGGLADYNTDLFDESTVDRLIDRLWDTVHAMAVRGDARLSELDTLTAGERRDLTAWNDTALDVGAATTLHALVVARAAATPDALAVLEPGRAPLTYGALDRRSAALAGRLRALGVRRDTPVGLLLPSGADAIVAVLAILRAGAGYLPLDPAAPPARSAALLSAAGAAVTIASGSVPGFHGTVVRPDDPATEGNEVPAGVGDHPDQLAYVVYTSGSTGAPKGVMVAHRTAVTFARGFAGLHGLTADDRLLMIPPLSFDASVGDLFPALITGAALVVHPDPATINGPELLRLCREYGITVVDTAAPLWSSWTSDLQAPGHPLPGPAGGAAGVAAGPLRAVLVGGEPVPVAQVRRWAALTRGRVPLYNHYGPTEATVCATTYTTVDAHELPGLTHLPIGRPVPNVRVHLLDDAMRPVPVGRPGEVYIGGMAPTRGYLGAPGATAVRFVPDPFGGEPGARLYRTGDLARHRSDGTLQFLGRTDRQIKIRGYRIEPGEIEAACASLPGIRQAAVVAADHPTGRRLIAYLVPVPAGGAPDPAGGTPDPAGGAPDPVAVRARLREMLPDHLVPTAVVVVPELPTTRHGKLDTAALPTPADAPARPAHVPPRTPVERVLADVWADLLDIGPVGRHDNFFDLGGHSLLAARFTARAEAVLGRPVPLPLVFGTADLAALAAALDAGDRPGTPAEDVLRADARLPADLHLAPAGPLLPVTDVLFTGATGFLGAYLLADWLRHTTATVHCLVRAAGEAAATARVEDNLRRYGLWHPSFGDRLAGVPGDLAAPAFGLTAHDFAALGARVQVIVHNGGVVDFLRPYAALKPANVGGTLTVLRLAAHGDPSDVHLVSTLGVFLTPARRLGLVREGDAPDDCTGLGGYNATKWAADALVRAARDRGLRVSVHRPARVSGHSVTGAGNTGDYFSRLLATCVQLGAVPDLDDRIDLSPVDYVAAGIGLLTRDRSTADHHYYNNRTMSFGALAGALTSFGHRAELVPYPRWRAALLDRPDAALAAFAPLFGPDTPVRTQPDFDCTGTEARLAAAGIVCPAADERLLHTYLKVLADD, encoded by the coding sequence ATGACCGACCGGGAACGGCTGATCCGCCAACTGCTGGCCCGGCGCGGGCTGGGCGGCAGCGCACCGGCCGCGGAGATCCCGCGCCGGCCGGCCGGGGTGCCGGTGCCGCTGTCACCGTCGCAGGAGGGCATGTGGTTCCTCGACCGGCTGCTGCCGGGCAACCCCGCCTACGTCCTCGGGCAGGGGGTGCGGCTGACCGGACCGGTCGACCCGGCCGCGATGCGCGCGTCCGCGATCGCGCTGACCGGCCGGCACGAGGCGCTGCGCACCCGGATCCGCGCGGGGAACCAGGACGTGCTCGCGGCGGCGCCGGACCCGCTCACCTACGAGGACCGGCCCGGCGCGGACCCGGCCGCGATCGTGCGCCGCGAGTGCGAGACCCCGTTCGACCTGGCCGAGGCGCCGCTGCTGCGGATCCGGCTGGTCCGGCTCGGCCCGGACGACCACCTGCTCACGGTCGCGGTGCACCACATCGTGGCGGACGAGGTGTCGCTCGGCGTCATCCTCGACGAGCTGCTCGACGGCCACCGCCGGCACCGCGCGGGTGAGCCGGCCGCACCACCGCCGGACGTCCAGTTCGGCGACTGGGTGCTGTGGCAGCGGGACCGGGCGTCCGGCGAGGCGGAGTCGTTCTGGGCCGCGCACCTGGCCGGTACCGCCGTGCTCGACCTGCCCACCGACCGGCCCCGGCCCGCGACGCCGTCGACGGCCGGTGCGACCCGGGCGTTCACGATCGCACCGGAGCTCGCGGCCGAGGTGGACGCGCTCGCCCGGCGTACCGGCGCCACGCGGTTCATGATCTTCCTGACCGCGCTGCAGGTGGTGCTGGCCCGGCTCAGCGGCCAGCACGACGTCTGCGTCGGCTCCCCGGTGTCGCTGCGATCGGGCGATCACCTGGACCGCACGGTCGGGCTGTTCGTCAACAGCCTGCCGCTGCGCACCGACCTGTCCGGCGACCCGGCGCTCGACGAGGCGCTGGCGCGGGTGCGACGGACCACCATGGACTCGCTGGCGCACGCGGCGCTGCCGTTCGACCGGATCGTGGAGCTGGCCGCGCCGCCGCGTGACCCGGGGCGCAACCCGCTGTTCCAGACGATGCTGGTGCTCAACCGCGGCGGCGGCGTCCGGGAACGGCACGGCCTGACCGTCCGCCCGGTGCCGGTCCGCCGCGACACGTCCCGGCTCGACCTGACGATCGCCATCCACGAGTTCGACGCCGGGCTCGGCGGTCTGGCCGACTACAACACGGATCTGTTCGACGAGTCCACCGTGGACCGGCTGATCGACCGGCTGTGGGACACGGTGCACGCGATGGCCGTCCGCGGCGACGCACGACTGTCCGAACTGGACACGTTGACCGCGGGCGAGCGCCGCGACCTGACCGCCTGGAACGACACGGCGCTCGACGTCGGCGCCGCCACCACGCTGCACGCGCTGGTGGTGGCGCGCGCCGCGGCCACGCCGGACGCGCTCGCGGTGCTGGAACCCGGGCGGGCGCCGCTCACCTACGGCGCGCTGGACCGGCGGTCGGCGGCGCTGGCCGGCCGGTTGCGCGCGCTCGGCGTCCGCCGGGACACGCCGGTCGGGCTGCTGCTGCCGTCCGGCGCGGACGCGATCGTGGCCGTCCTCGCCATCCTCCGGGCCGGCGCCGGCTACCTGCCGCTCGACCCGGCCGCGCCACCGGCCCGCTCCGCGGCACTGCTGTCCGCGGCCGGGGCCGCGGTCACGATCGCCTCCGGTTCCGTGCCGGGCTTCCACGGTACGGTCGTGCGGCCCGATGATCCGGCAACCGAGGGCAACGAGGTCCCGGCCGGCGTCGGCGACCACCCTGATCAGCTGGCCTACGTGGTCTACACGTCCGGGTCGACCGGGGCGCCGAAGGGCGTCATGGTCGCGCACCGGACCGCGGTCACGTTCGCGCGCGGCTTCGCCGGCCTGCACGGCCTCACGGCCGATGACCGGCTGCTGATGATCCCGCCGCTGAGCTTCGACGCGTCCGTCGGCGACCTGTTCCCGGCCCTGATCACCGGCGCCGCGCTGGTCGTCCACCCGGACCCGGCCACGATCAACGGCCCGGAACTGCTCCGGCTGTGCCGCGAGTACGGCATCACCGTGGTCGACACGGCGGCGCCGCTGTGGTCGAGCTGGACCTCGGACCTTCAGGCGCCCGGCCACCCGCTGCCCGGACCGGCCGGTGGCGCGGCCGGAGTGGCCGCGGGGCCGCTGCGGGCCGTGCTGGTCGGCGGGGAACCTGTTCCGGTGGCGCAGGTGCGCCGGTGGGCCGCGCTGACCCGTGGCCGGGTGCCGCTCTACAACCACTACGGCCCGACCGAGGCGACCGTCTGCGCCACGACCTACACCACCGTGGACGCGCACGAGCTGCCCGGCCTGACGCACCTGCCGATCGGCCGCCCGGTGCCGAACGTGCGCGTCCACCTGCTCGACGACGCCATGCGGCCGGTCCCGGTCGGCCGGCCGGGCGAGGTCTACATCGGCGGCATGGCGCCCACCCGCGGCTATCTGGGCGCCCCGGGCGCGACCGCGGTCCGGTTCGTCCCGGACCCGTTCGGCGGCGAGCCCGGCGCCCGGCTCTACCGCACCGGTGATCTCGCCCGGCACCGCTCCGACGGCACGCTGCAGTTCCTCGGCCGCACCGACCGGCAGATCAAGATCCGCGGCTACCGGATCGAGCCCGGCGAGATCGAGGCGGCCTGCGCGTCCCTGCCCGGCATCCGCCAGGCCGCCGTCGTCGCCGCCGACCACCCCACCGGCCGCCGCCTGATCGCCTACCTGGTCCCGGTCCCGGCCGGTGGTGCGCCGGACCCGGCGGGCGGCACCCCGGACCCGGCCGGCGGCGCTCCGGACCCGGTCGCGGTGCGGGCGCGGCTGCGGGAGATGTTGCCGGATCATCTGGTGCCGACCGCGGTCGTCGTGGTGCCGGAGCTGCCGACGACCCGCCACGGAAAGCTGGACACGGCCGCGCTGCCCACGCCCGCGGACGCGCCGGCCCGGCCCGCGCACGTGCCGCCGCGCACCCCGGTCGAGCGCGTGCTCGCGGACGTCTGGGCGGATCTGCTCGACATCGGGCCGGTCGGGCGGCACGACAACTTCTTCGACCTGGGCGGGCACTCGCTGCTCGCGGCCCGGTTCACCGCACGTGCGGAGGCGGTGCTCGGCCGGCCCGTACCGTTGCCGCTGGTCTTCGGCACCGCGGACCTGGCCGCCCTCGCCGCGGCGCTGGACGCCGGTGACCGGCCGGGCACGCCGGCCGAGGACGTGCTGCGGGCCGACGCGCGCCTGCCCGCGGACCTGCACCTGGCCCCGGCCGGGCCGCTGCTGCCGGTCACCGACGTGCTGTTCACCGGCGCGACCGGCTTCCTCGGCGCCTACCTGCTCGCCGACTGGCTGCGGCACACCACCGCGACCGTGCACTGCCTGGTCCGGGCCGCCGGGGAAGCCGCGGCGACCGCGCGGGTCGAGGACAACCTGCGACGGTACGGATTGTGGCACCCGTCGTTCGGCGACCGGCTCGCCGGTGTCCCGGGCGACCTGGCCGCACCCGCGTTCGGCCTGACCGCGCACGACTTCGCCGCGCTCGGCGCGCGCGTCCAGGTGATCGTCCACAACGGAGGCGTGGTCGACTTCCTCCGGCCGTACGCGGCGCTGAAGCCGGCGAACGTGGGCGGCACGCTGACCGTGCTTCGCCTCGCCGCGCACGGCGACCCGAGCGACGTCCACCTCGTCTCCACGCTCGGCGTCTTCCTCACCCCGGCCCGGCGGCTCGGGCTGGTCCGCGAGGGCGACGCGCCGGACGACTGCACCGGGCTCGGCGGCTACAACGCGACCAAGTGGGCCGCGGACGCGCTGGTCAGGGCGGCCCGGGACCGGGGGCTGCGGGTCAGTGTGCACCGGCCGGCCCGGGTCAGCGGGCACTCGGTGACCGGCGCCGGGAACACCGGCGACTACTTCAGCCGGCTGCTCGCCACCTGCGTCCAGCTCGGCGCGGTGCCGGACCTCGACGACCGGATCGACCTGTCCCCGGTCGACTACGTGGCCGCCGGGATCGGGCTGCTCACCCGCGACCGCAGCACGGCCGACCACCACTACTACAACAACCGGACGATGAGCTTCGGTGCGCTCGCCGGCGCACTCACCTCGTTCGGGCACCGGGCCGAGCTGGTGCCGTACCCGCGCTGGCGGGCCGCGCTGCTCGACCGGCCGGACGCGGCACTGGCCGCGTTCGCGCCGCTGTTCGGGCCGGACACGCCGGTCCGCACCCAGCCGGACTTCGACTGCACCGGCACCGAGGCCCGGCTGGCCGCGGCCGGGATCGTCTGCCCGGCCGCGGACGAACGACTCCTGCACACCTACCTGAAGGTGCTCGCCGATGACTGA